A single Paenibacillus kribbensis DNA region contains:
- a CDS encoding sodium:solute symporter family protein, with translation MENLSAGTILFILIVIAVYIVLTTILTFKMRSKSSSEFNNAAKSLPAIVVGVLMMSEFIGTKSTIGTAESAFTHGIASSWSLLAGSIGFFLFAFFLVSRFYNTGHYTISGIVREKFGASTKTVVSIIMIVSLLVVNLGNYLSGAAAISTILGIPIMACAIITMIISTIYFTFGGMKGVAWITMIHSAFKYAGILLTAFIALYLTGGLKPMQLALPEHYFTWDGTIGTSKIIAWIIGTMGAIFSTQFIIQAVTSAKNAKAAKRATIYAGLLFLPLGLAVAIIGVCARYLYPDIDPIYAFPVFLQHMNPILSAIVATSLVASIFVGVSTVALSTTTLLMDDFVLPRMKEVTPEKQLKMTRIICIVVGIIPLLGVAFAPELLSLSFFTRALRASIAVVAGMGFFLPMYSSNRGATIGLSMSALGTTIWYLLGDPYGIDNMYIAVVTPLIVMLIDRFIGKPKPSEKTPKTEIIKEN, from the coding sequence ATGGAAAATTTAAGCGCAGGTACGATACTTTTTATATTGATCGTAATTGCTGTCTATATCGTTCTTACAACCATATTGACTTTTAAAATGCGTAGTAAATCCAGTTCTGAGTTTAATAATGCAGCCAAATCTTTACCCGCTATTGTCGTTGGTGTCTTGATGATGTCCGAGTTTATCGGAACCAAATCGACGATAGGCACTGCAGAATCCGCATTTACACATGGTATAGCTTCTTCATGGTCACTTTTGGCGGGATCTATCGGTTTTTTTCTATTCGCTTTCTTTCTGGTCAGCAGGTTTTATAATACAGGCCATTACACCATTTCCGGGATCGTGCGTGAGAAGTTTGGCGCATCCACCAAAACGGTCGTATCCATTATTATGATTGTGTCCCTGCTGGTCGTTAATTTGGGCAATTATCTGAGCGGGGCAGCGGCTATTTCTACTATTTTGGGAATTCCGATTATGGCCTGCGCCATCATTACGATGATTATCAGCACCATCTACTTTACGTTTGGCGGGATGAAGGGCGTGGCATGGATCACCATGATCCATTCGGCCTTCAAATATGCGGGCATTTTGCTTACTGCCTTTATTGCGCTGTATTTGACAGGTGGTTTGAAGCCGATGCAACTCGCGTTGCCTGAACACTATTTTACATGGGACGGCACCATCGGAACGAGCAAAATTATCGCATGGATCATCGGTACGATGGGGGCGATCTTTTCAACCCAATTTATTATTCAGGCCGTTACGTCTGCCAAAAATGCCAAAGCGGCCAAGCGTGCTACCATCTATGCCGGTCTGCTGTTTCTTCCGCTTGGTTTGGCTGTAGCCATCATCGGTGTATGTGCGCGCTATTTGTACCCGGATATTGATCCGATTTACGCGTTTCCCGTGTTCTTGCAGCATATGAATCCGATACTCAGTGCGATTGTTGCCACTTCACTGGTAGCTTCCATTTTTGTAGGCGTGTCAACCGTAGCCCTTTCTACGACAACGTTGTTAATGGATGATTTTGTACTCCCGAGAATGAAAGAGGTTACTCCGGAAAAGCAATTGAAAATGACGCGGATCATCTGTATTGTGGTAGGAATCATTCCGTTGCTGGGCGTGGCTTTTGCCCCGGAATTACTGTCCCTTTCCTTCTTTACCCGCGCGTTGCGTGCATCGATTGCCGTTGTTGCAGGAATGGGCTTCTTCCTGCCAATGTACAGCTCCAATCGTGGAGCAACCATTGGGCTTTCCATGTCCGCTTTAGGCACAACCATATGGTACTTGCTGGGTGATCCTTACGGAATCGATAATATGTACATTGCTGTTGTGACACCGCTGATTGTGATGCTGATTGATCGGTTCATCGGTAAACCCAAGCCAAGCGAAAAGACTCCTAAGACGGAAATTATAAAAGAGAATTAG